One stretch of Malus domestica chromosome 14, GDT2T_hap1 DNA includes these proteins:
- the LOC103455303 gene encoding cell division cycle protein 48 homolog: MAPLSPSAPDRSQPSSSSDPKSNKKDFSTAILERKKSPNRLVVDEAVNDDNSVISLHPAAMEKLQFFRGDTVLIKGKKRRDTICIIIADDECEEPKIRMNKVVRANLRVRLGDVVSVHPCPYVKYGKKVHILPIDDTIEGVTGSLFDAYLKPYFVDSYRPTRKGDLFLVRGMMRSVEFKVMETDPAEYCIVAPDTEIFCEGEPVKREDEERLEDVGYDDVGGVRKQMAQIRELVELPLRHPQLFKSIGVKPPKGILLYGPPGTGKTLIARAVANETGVFFVLINGPEIMSKMAGESESNLRKVFEEAEKNAPSIIFIDEIDSIAPKREKTHGEVERRIVSQLLTLMDGLKSRAHVIVMGATNRPNSIDPALRRFGRFDREIDIGVPDEVGRLEVLRIHTKRMKLADDVDLERVAKDTHGFVGADLAALCTEAALQCIREKMDVIDLEDETIDAEVLNSMAVTNEHFQTSLSSTNPSALRETVVEVPNVSWDAIGGLDNVKRELQETVSIPVEHPEMFEKFGMSPSKGVLFYGPPGCGKTLLAKAIASECQANFISIKGPELLTMWFGESEANVREIFDKARQSAPCVLFFDELDSIATQRGNSVGDAGGAGDRVLNQLLTEMDGMNAKKTVFIIGATNRPDIIDPALLRPGRLDQLIYIPLPDEASRLQIFKACLRKSPISKDIDLAALARYTHGFSGADITEICQRACKYAIREDIEKDIERERRKNANPEAMEEDEIDEVAEIKPAHFEESMKYARRSVSDADIKKYQLFAQTLQQSRGFGSEFRFPAQQTENNAGEAALSPFSSAAVAGEEADLYD; encoded by the exons ATGGCGCCTCTGAGTCCATCTGCTCCTGATCGTTCTCAGCCCTCTTCGTCTTCGGACCC GAAAAGCAACAAGAAAGATTTTTCGACTGCTATTTTGGAACGAAAGAAGTCTCCTAATCGACTTGTTGTCGATGAAGCTGTCAATGATGATAATTCTGTGATTTCCTTGCACCCTGCTGCAATGGAGAAGCTTCAGTTTTTCCGTGGAGACACTGTTTTAATTAAG GgcaagaaaaggagagacacaATTTGCATTATTATTGCCGATGATGAATGCGAGGAACCGAAAATCAGAATGAACAAAGTTGTGAGAGCTAATCTTAGGGTTCGCCTTGGAGATGTTGTGTCTGTTCATCCCTGCCCTTATGTCAAGTATGGAAAGAAGGTTCACATCCTTCCAATCGATGATACAATTGAAGGAGTGACAGGAAGCTTATTCGATGCATATTTGAAGC CATACTTCGTTGATTCTTACCGGCCTACGAGGAAGGGTGATCTTTTCCTGGTTCGGGGCATGATGCGAAGCGTTGAGTTCAAGGTCATGGAGACAGACCCTGCTGAGTATTGCATTGTTGCACCGGATACTGAGATTTTCTGTGAGGGAGAGCCTGTCAAACGTGAGGACGAGGAAAGACTAGAGGATGTGGGATATGATGATGTTGGAGGTGTTAGAAAGCAAATGGCCCAGATACGGGAGTTAGTAGAACTGCCTCTTAGACATCCGCAGCTCTTCAAATCGATTGGAGTTAAACCCCCGAAGGGCATTTTACTCTATGGGCCACCCGGGACTGGAAAAACTTTGATTGCAAGGGCTGTAGCGAATGAGACTGGAGTGTTCTTTGTTTTGATCAATGGACCTGAAATAATGTCCAAGATGGCAGGTGAAAGTGAAAGCAACTTGAGGAAGGTGTTTGAGGAAGCCGAAAAGAATGCACCCTCAATCATTTTTATTGATGAGATAGATTCTATTGCTCCAAAGAGAGAAAAGACCCACGGTGAAGTGGAAAGGCGTATAGTTTCCCAGCTCCTGACTTTAATGGACGGCCTTAAGTCCCGTGCGCATGTCATTGTCATGGGAGCAACGAATAGGCCAAACAGCATCGACCCTGCTCTGAGGAGATTTGGAAGATTCGATAGAGAGATTGACATTGGCGTGCCGGATGAAGTTGGAAGATTGGAAGTTTTACGAATCCATACAAAGAGGATGAAACTTGCAGATGAT GTTGATCTCGAAAGAGTTGCAAAAGATACCCATGGTTTTGTTGGTGCAGATCTTGCTGCTCTCTGCACAGAGGCCGCACTTCAGTGCATCCGCGAAAAAATGGATGTTATTGATTTGGAAGACGAAACGATTGATGCTGAGGTGTTGAATTCGATGGCTGTGACGAATGAACACTTTCAGACCTCATTGTCCTCTACAAATCCTTCTGCCTTGCGCGAAAct GTTGTGGAGGTACCAAATGTTTCGTGGGATGCCATTGGTGGGTTGGACAACGTCAAAAGAGAACTTCAAGAG ACTGTTTCAATCCCCGTGGAGCATCCAGAGATGTTTGAGAAATTTGGCATGTCGCCTTCTAAAGGCGTTCTCTTTTATGGACCGCCTGGCTGTGGGAAAACCCTTCTCGCCAAGGCAATTGCCAGCGAATGTCAGGCCAACTTCATCAGTATCAAAGGACCCGAGTTGCTAACAATGTGGTTTGGAGAAAGTGAGGCCAATGTGCGCGAGATATTTGACAAGGCTCGCCAATCTGCTCCTTGTGTTCTCTTCTTTGATGAGCTAGACTCGATTGCAACTCAG CGTGGAAATTCTGTGGGAGATGCCGGTGGTGCTGGAGACAGAGTCTTGAACCAACTTCTAACTGAAATGGATGGAATGAATGCAAAGAAAACCGTCTTTATCATTGGGGCAACAAACAGGCCAGATATTATTGACCCGGCATTGCTCAGGCCTGGACGTCTTGACCAACTTATCTACATCCCACTCCCAGATGAGGCTTCGCGCCTTCAGATTTTTAAAGCATGTTTGCGCAAGTCCCCCATCTCTAAGGATATTGACCTAGCAGCTCTTGCCCGTTATACGCACGGTTTTAGTGGTGCAGATATCACTGAGATATGTCAACGTGCCTGCAAATATGCCATCAGAGAAGACATTGAGAAG GATATTGagagggaaagaagaaagaatgctaACCCcgaagccatggaagaagatgaaattgATGAGGTAGCCGAGATCAAGCCAGCACACTTTGAGGAATCGATGAAATATGCCCGAAGAAGTGTGAGTGATGCGGACATCAAGAAGTACCAGCTATTTGCTCAGACTTTGCAGCAATCTCGTGGGTTTGGATCCGAATTTCGATTTCCTGCTCAACAGACAGAGAACAATGCAGGAGAAGCTGCTCTATCCCCATTTTCTTCAGCCGCGGTTGCTGGAGAGGAAGCTGATCTCTATGATTGA
- the LOC103455198 gene encoding kinetochore protein SPC25 homolog, with the protein MDAKPEESVRTKMESLRMACESEIPIHQQDLDAFAASFRDSLASARATAQETLQSQGKLGEAKAKLREAEDDLFKALAVKTRKEAKQMALMEAIEARKARIEVLKRTVQDQRAKRDEYAAILSQQSFESEENCIGDRKDEIKEAILWYNRVLGFYIEGGHGVKFTFKNISLKNPDQEFRFTVRHANDTYTLVDCDPYLNETKEMIHELNRNNELFKFVRDIRVKFQEVGAQGLPTVLPQDSSTISGSAPVLSVSTGRSESLAEIYDHQVQYGEENRHFKKPNHGKGSKAAIQSPASALSMRRSPRLRVKK; encoded by the exons ATGGACGCCAAACCAGAGGAGTCCGTACGGACGAAGATGGAGTCGCTACGGATGGCCTGCGAGAGTGAGATTCCGATCCACCAGCAGGATTTGGATGCCTTCGCGGCGTCGTTTCGGGACTCCCTGGCTTCAGCCCGCGCCACCGCACAGGAAACCCTCCAGTCCCAAG GTAAGTTAGGAGAGGCTAAAGCTAAATTGAGGGAAGCTGAGGATGATTTGTTTAAAGCCCTAGCAG TGAAGACCCGTAAAGAGGCCAAGCAAATGGCATTGATGGAGGCCATTGAAGCTAGGAAAGCTAGAATTGAAGTACTTAAGAGAACGGTGCAAGATCAAAGGGCTAAGAGGGATGAATATGCTGCAATCCTTTCTCAGCAATCTTTTG AGTCTGAAGAAAATTGTATCGGAGACAGAAAAGATGAAATAAAAGAGGCCATCTTGTGGTATAATAGGGTCCTTGGTTTCTACATTGAAGGCGGACATG GTGTAAAATTCACATTCAAGAACATTAGTTTGAAGAATCCAGATCAGGAATTCCGTTTCACTGTTCGCCATGCAAATGATACTTACACCT TGGTAGATTGTGATCCGTACTTGAACGAGACCAAAGAGATGATTCATGAATTGAACAGAAACAATGAGTTATTTAAATTTGTCAGAGATATCAGAGTGAAGTTTCAAGAAGTTGGGGCTCAAG GATTACCAACTGTTCTTCCTCAAGATTCTTCCACAATTTCTGGGTCTGCTCCAGTTTTGTCTGTCTCAACTGGGAGAAGTGAATCTCTGGCCGAGATTTATGACCACCAAGTTCAATATGGAGAAGAAAATAGACATTTCAAGAAACCTAACCATGGGAAGGGGAGTAAAGCAGCAATTCAATCTCCTGCCTCTGCATTATCTATGCGTCGGTCTCCTCGTTTAAGG GTTAAGAAATGA
- the LOC103455199 gene encoding arginine-specific demethylase JMJ20 isoform X2, which produces MGIQIGGQIEKVSGKKLGYNEFVERYMEKNQPVVLTGLMDDWRACRDWVTDDGQPNLQFFATHFGKSKVQVADCGTREFTDQKRMEMTVADFVEQWLGDPIQEHSNASSHEAMSKELLYLKDWHFVKEYPEYKAYTTPVLFCDDWLNMYLDNYHMHNDPNIYSENNEISCSDYRFVYMGAKGTWTPLHADVFRSYSWSANVCGKKRWLFLSPSQSHLVFGRNMKSCVYNIFDDVSETNVPGFAKAIWLESIQEPNEIIFVPSGWYHQVHNLEDTISINHNWFNAYNIRWVWDLLLRDYYEAKEYIEDIKDICDDFEGLCQRNLAANTVASPKHLDIIITTE; this is translated from the exons ATGGGTATTCAAATTGGGGGGCAAATAGAGAAGGTGAGCGGGAAAAAACTGGGGTACAATGAGTTCGTGGAGAGGTACATGGAGAAAAACCAGCCTGTGGTGCTCACAGGTCTCATGGACGATTGGAGGGCTTGCAGAGATTGGGTCACCGACGACGGCCAGCCAAATCTTCAATTTTTCGCTACCCATTTCGGAAAATCCAAAGTTCAG GTTGCAGATTGTGGTACTAGAGAATTCACAGATCAGAAGAGAATGGAAATGACTGTTGCGGACTTTGTTGAGCAATGGCTCGGGGACCCCATTCAGGAGCATAGTAATGCTTCAAGTCATGAAGCTATGAGCAAGGAGTTGCTATATTTGAAGGACTGGCATTTTGTTAAG GAGTACCCAGAATACAAAGCCTACACAACTCCGGTGCTCTTTTGTGATGATTGGCTCAACATGTATCTTGACAATTATCACATGCATAATGATCCCAACATTTACTCAGAAAATAACGAAATTAGTTGCTCTGATTATCGTTTTGTTTACATGGGAGCAAAAG GCACTTGGACTCCTCTTCATGCTGATGTTTTCAGGTCATATAGCTGGTCAGCGAATGTGTGTGGCAAAAAACGGTGGCttttcctctctccctctcaaagTCATCTTGTGTTTGGCAG GAATATGAAAAGCTGTGTATATAATATCTTTGATGATGTTAGTGAAACCAATGTTCCTGGTTTTGCAAAG GCTATCTGGTTGGAGTCCATTCAAGAACCAAATGAGATTATCTTTGTGCCTAGCGGATGGTATCATCAAGTTCATAATTTG GAAGATACAATTTCCATAAACCACAACTGGTTCAATGCTTATAATATTCGTTGGGTG TGGGATTTGCTTTTGAGGGACTACTACGAAGCTAAGGAGTACATAGAAGACATCAAGGATATATGTGATGATTTTGAAGGTCTCTGCCAACGAAACCTTGCCGCTAATACAG TGGCTAGTCCAAAGCACTTGGACATAATCATAACTACTGAATAA
- the LOC103455200 gene encoding protein neprosin, protein MKGVGEEDYNPNPPQLPWTKQKNVKSHYTTTRRHPVQCNQTQTSDTVFVPNTRQSQPTPPLEPKHSSKLALPTYSHTSNSFSFVSMLLVLLLLVASSSLFSPALSHPVVSDSGLRRPSPANQTFRTGSINKLSGVQVQSYLRKINKPAVKTIQSPDGDVIDCVLSHLQPAFDHPELKGKKPLEEPDRPKSYNSTDKVGESYQLWADSGESCPQGTVPIRRTGEKDILRASSFQRFGRKPTRHVRRDSSGSGHEHAVVFVNGDQYYGAKASINVWAPRVTDQYEFSLSQIWVISGSFGNDLNTIEAGWQVSPELYGDNYPRFFTYWTTDAYQTTGCYNLLCSGFVQTNNKIAIGAAISPRSSYGSRQFDIGLMVWKDPKHGHWWLEFGNGLLVGYWPAFLFSHLRSHASMVQFGGEIVNSRSRGYHTSTQMGSGQFAEAGSGKASYFRNLQVVDWDNNLLPLTNLHLLADHPNCYDIRQGRNNVWGTYFYYGGPGRNVRCP, encoded by the exons ATGAAGGGAGTAGGAGAAGAAGACTATAATCCTAATCCACCACAACTCCCATGGACAAAACAGAAGAATGTGAAATCCCACTACACAACAACAAGAAGACACCCAGTCCAATGCAACCAAACACAAACTTCTGATACTGTTTTTGTACCAAACACAAGACAGAGTCAACCTACTCCACCACTCGAACCCAAACATTCCTCTAAACTGGCTCTTCCTACTTACTCTCACACCTCCAACTCCTTCTCATTCGTCTCCATGCTTCTTGTTCTCTTACttcttgttgcttcttcttctctctttagTCCTGCATTGTCCCACCCAGTTGTCTCGGATTCTGGCCTACGCCGCCCCTCCCCGGCCAATCAGACTTTTCGGACCGGCTCTATCAACAAGTTGAGCGGGGTCCAAGTCCAATCATATTTAAGGAAGATCAACAAGCCTGCTGTCAAGACTATTCAG AGTCCAGATGGTGATGTGATAGATTGTGTTTTATCTCATCTCCAACCAGCTTTTGATCATCCTGAGCTCAAAGGAAAGAAGCCATTG GAGGAACCAGACAGGCCCAAAAGCTATAACAGCACAGATAAAGTGGGAGAGAGCTATCAGCTATGGGCAGACTCTGGTGAATCATGTCCACAAGGAACAGTTCCGATCCGGCGGACCGGAGAGAAAGACATTTTACGAGCAAGCTCCTTCCAAAGATTCGGAAGAAAGCCGACAAGACATGTGAGGAGAGACTCCTCAGGCAGTGGCCATGAG CATGCGGTTGTGTTTGTTAATGGGGATCAATACTATGGAGCAAAGGCTAGCATCAATGtgtgggcgccacgtgtcactgACCAGTATGAATTTAGCTTATCACAGATTTGGGTCATCTCTGGTTCTTTTGGCAATGATTTAAACACCATTGAAGCTGGATGGCAG GTCAGTCCAGAGTTATATGGAGATAACTATCCAAGATTCTTTACATACTGGACA aCAGATGCATATCAAACAACTGGATGCTACAACTTGCTTTGCTCAGGATTTGTCCAAACAAATAACAAGATTGCAATTGGAGCAGCAATCTCCCCAAGGTCCTCTTATGGTAGCAGACAATTTGACATTGGTTTGATGGTTTGGAAG GATCCAAAGCATGGACACTGGTGGCTAGAGTTTGGAAATGGGCTCCTAGTCGGATACTGGCCAGCATTCTTGTTCAGTCACCTGAGGAGCCATGCAAGCATGGTGCAATTTGGGGGTGAAATTGTAAATAGCAGATCTAGAGGATACCACACATCTACACAAATGGGGAGTGGACAATTTGCAGAAGCAGGGTCTGGAAAAGCATCTTATTTCAGAAACTTGCAGGTTGTAGATTGGGATAACAATTTGCTCCCACTTACAAATCTCCACCTCCTGGCTGATCACCCTAATTGTTATGACATAAGACAGGGAAGAAATAATGTGTGGGGAACTTACTTTTACTATGGTGGTCCTGGAAGAAATGTGAGGTGTCCATGA
- the LOC103455199 gene encoding arginine-specific demethylase JMJ20 isoform X1: MGIQIGGQIEKVSGKKLGYNEFVERYMEKNQPVVLTGLMDDWRACRDWVTDDGQPNLQFFATHFGKSKVQVADCGTREFTDQKRMEMTVADFVEQWLGDPIQEHSNASSHEAMSKELLYLKDWHFVKEYPEYKAYTTPVLFCDDWLNMYLDNYHMHNDPNIYSENNEISCSDYRFVYMGAKGTWTPLHADVFRSYSWSANVCGKKRWLFLSPSQSHLVFGRNMKSCVYNIFDDVSETNVPGFAKAIWLESIQEPNEIIFVPSGWYHQVHNLEDTISINHNWFNAYNIRWVWDLLLRDYYEAKEYIEDIKDICDDFEGLCQRNLAANTGMNFSDFLIFLARFSLANLIQLHYFARKNGNHTRHSSPIAQNFTFNLASIQKIASNIKSMEDQTGSHGFHLDFREALNDPKFFKLCTVLGRQYGMVHMEPDWNCDTKKAWLDDMRYMEILGTCSSEVSTASDLVKFVEHAVAEFMGV; the protein is encoded by the exons ATGGGTATTCAAATTGGGGGGCAAATAGAGAAGGTGAGCGGGAAAAAACTGGGGTACAATGAGTTCGTGGAGAGGTACATGGAGAAAAACCAGCCTGTGGTGCTCACAGGTCTCATGGACGATTGGAGGGCTTGCAGAGATTGGGTCACCGACGACGGCCAGCCAAATCTTCAATTTTTCGCTACCCATTTCGGAAAATCCAAAGTTCAG GTTGCAGATTGTGGTACTAGAGAATTCACAGATCAGAAGAGAATGGAAATGACTGTTGCGGACTTTGTTGAGCAATGGCTCGGGGACCCCATTCAGGAGCATAGTAATGCTTCAAGTCATGAAGCTATGAGCAAGGAGTTGCTATATTTGAAGGACTGGCATTTTGTTAAG GAGTACCCAGAATACAAAGCCTACACAACTCCGGTGCTCTTTTGTGATGATTGGCTCAACATGTATCTTGACAATTATCACATGCATAATGATCCCAACATTTACTCAGAAAATAACGAAATTAGTTGCTCTGATTATCGTTTTGTTTACATGGGAGCAAAAG GCACTTGGACTCCTCTTCATGCTGATGTTTTCAGGTCATATAGCTGGTCAGCGAATGTGTGTGGCAAAAAACGGTGGCttttcctctctccctctcaaagTCATCTTGTGTTTGGCAG GAATATGAAAAGCTGTGTATATAATATCTTTGATGATGTTAGTGAAACCAATGTTCCTGGTTTTGCAAAG GCTATCTGGTTGGAGTCCATTCAAGAACCAAATGAGATTATCTTTGTGCCTAGCGGATGGTATCATCAAGTTCATAATTTG GAAGATACAATTTCCATAAACCACAACTGGTTCAATGCTTATAATATTCGTTGGGTG TGGGATTTGCTTTTGAGGGACTACTACGAAGCTAAGGAGTACATAGAAGACATCAAGGATATATGTGATGATTTTGAAGGTCTCTGCCAACGAAACCTTGCCGCTAATACAG GCATGAACTTTAGTGATTTCTTAATCTTCTTAGCACGGTTCTCTCTGGCCAACTTGATCCAACTTCATTATTTTGCTAGAAAGAATGGAAATCACACTCGGCATTCATCCCCAATTGCTCAGAATTTCACTTTCAACCTTGCATCAATTCAAAAAATTGCATCGAATATAAAATCTATGGAAGATCAGACAGGAAGTCATggatttcatttggatttccGGGAAGCCTTAAATGATCCCAAGTTCTTTAAACTTTGTACTGTTTTGGGAAGACAATATGGGATGGTACACATGGAACCAGACTGGAATTGCGATACAAAGAAAGCTTGGTTAGATGATATGAGGTACATGGAAATTCTAGGAACTTGTAGCTCTGAGGTCTCTACTGCCAGTGATCTTGTTAAATTTGTAGAGCATGCTGTTGCAGAATTCATGGGTGTTTGA